The sequence AGTAGCTTCCCCTAGTGTTTGACCATCGAGGGAACACACTGGCGTGATCTCGTGCAGTGTACCTACAAACCCAATTTCGTCCGCAATCATTAATTCCGTACGATCAACAGGACGGCGTTCAAATGGGATTCCCATGGATTGGCATAGGGATTGGACAATATCTACCGTAATACTTTCCAGAGCACCTTCCCAAGCGGGTGGTGTAATCACTGCGCCATCTCGGACCATGATGATGCATCCTCCCAACCCCTCAGCCACACGACCTGCTCCATTGAGCAAAATCATTTCGCTATAGCCCCGATCTCGGCCTTCAATTTTCACTAAGCGCGCCACTTGATAATTCGTACTGGTCTTTACTCGACAGGGTAAAGCTAAATCTCCTGCACGCTGCCACGCTGTGACCCCAGTCGCGATCGGAGCTTGCCGTGTCAAAGGGGTTTGATAAGCGGTTAACACTAAATTTGAAGTACAATTTTCTCCCCAATGGCCCTCCTCTCCGTAAAGCGTAGCGCGAATCCACATATTTTTATCAGGTTGATGGAGCAAC comes from Alkalinema sp. FACHB-956 and encodes:
- a CDS encoding aminotransferase class IV encodes the protein MAITLQKPQYVYFDGKICLWEDAVFHISSEAVLRGLNVFEGLKGYWQPDGRFGIVAMRRHYDRLVRSAKILHMPFTMSFEEFEAATHELLQLLHQPDKNMWIRATLYGEEGHWGENCTSNLVLTAYQTPLTRQAPIATGVTAWQRAGDLALPCRVKTSTNYQVARLVKIEGRDRGYSEMILLNGAGRVAEGLGGCIIMVRDGAVITPPAWEGALESITVDIVQSLCQSMGIPFERRPVDRTELMIADEIGFVGTLHEITPVCSLDGQTLGEATIINSIAERYIQAACGINPHPAVDLALMTMPIDRNQSHNLSEAGKSLHAIGQNHGQPRSGQRKSA